Part of the Lathyrus oleraceus cultivar Zhongwan6 unplaced genomic scaffold, CAAS_Psat_ZW6_1.0 chrUn0007, whole genome shotgun sequence genome, AGACAAACAAAAAGGTATAATTAGTGCTTCATCCATTTTCATATAGTTAGTTATCTTCATTAGTGTTGTTTCATGTTTTTTTATACATGCATGTTCTTTTTATGTTCTTATGTGCAGTAGCAGGAGAAGTCATGGAAGGAGGTAGCTCAAATAATACAGATATAGGTATTTAACCAAACAATTTCACGCACATGATTTTGAACatgatttggtattctaaccaTTTACATATTCtatattgaaattttttgttAGGGCCAAAGTTGTCGGAGTTGAAAATGTTGCAAAAAGTGCATGATGAAAAAAGCTCAAAAATTGAAGAGTTGAAGAAACAGATTGAGTTAACAAAGCAGCGGTTAGAAAAGAAAGAGATGACAGGAGATAGAATGGGAAGTTTCAATGCCTTAAGCAACAAGTATAACAGTTTGAGGGAGGAATACAATGCTATGCTAGCTGAAAAATCAAGAGAATCAAATTAGTTTTATCTCTAAACTTATTATATTAGCCTCAACATTTAGTTTTAATTGTTACTCTCTCCAATctcatatataaataaatattttaatttctgatttatTCAATAAGATAGTCTGGTTTAAATTAGATAAATTAGATAAATctaaataataaatatttatttatgtATGTGAGTGAGATTATAAAGAGTAGTATTATTTGACTGATTAGTAAAGTTTATATGTAGTCAATGCTATAAATGTATAAAATCAAAAGTTGGTTATTGTTTCTACATATTCGAAATTAAAATTCAATTGATTTAatgttgagttgtattatcttTTGAAATTAATAACCATAAATCAATAATCATCATCAAGATGAATGCAATACACTAGATTGTCATTATTATGGAAACAAAAGTGATAGTTCTGTGTCTAATTTTGCAATCAAATTTGATGCATGGCAAAAACAATACTAGGAAATATATGGAAAATGACAAATAATTGCATCAGCCAATtcttatttttttaaaaaggaaaataatatataaataacAATGAGAAGCCAATCACACCAACAAAAACAAGACAAATATACATACTATAGACAGAAAGAAACCAATGACAAAATAGAGATAAAAAAATAAGTGTTCATCAACAATTGAATATAATCTCAAAGATGAATGAATAAGGCTAGATCTCCCCAACCAAGAATCTATTGAAGCAAGCATCAACTTCCACCTAAATATTAAGAACACATCAAAGGGAAGGACATAGACACTCATGTCATTATTGGCTTAGATGTAAGATAGGATTCAAGTAAGTCGGAGAATGCATAGGAGTTACCCATAGATTTACTAAGATACCATTTCCAAGCCAAGAAGTTGCTCATGTCTTTCAAATCCTTCGATGTCACTAAATTAAATGAAAATATTATATCATTTTGAGCTTTCTAAATCGATTAAATCACAACATACCAAACCAGAAACATACCTCCCTTAATTTTATACAAACCTCCAAGAGTAGaaaaattctaaaaaagagtTAATATATCTCTAGATAAAATAAAACACCAACTCAACCAACTAAAAATCATATACCAAACTAGTGTAACTACCTCACAAGTCGCAAAAAGATGAGAGGACGACTCAATAGCCCTTGAAAAGAACATACATATAAAGAGCCCCGAGCCCAAATGGATCCCTCTCTTCAGTAAGTTCTCCCTGGTAGGAATATTGTCCCAAAAAAGTTTCAAAGAGAAAATAATCACGTTGGAGGGAGCCCAACTTCTCTAGAAACTAGGAAGAGTCTGCCCCAAAGACAAGTCCTGATGATTACAAGGAAGATCTCTAGTAAGGAGGAGTGAGTAAGTAGACAACACAAAGTAAGACCCATCTTTTGAGTAATACCACCACCATATGTTCGGTTGAGCGGAAGGTGTAAAATCCCTAATAACTGAGAAAAGATCGGAAATCAACTCTAGCTCGTGCTAAAATATGCGGGCTCTTCTCCATCTGAAATGCTAAAGCCAGGTATGACCTTCCCACCTACCAACCTCCCCCACATAATGAACTTTCTGTTAAATGTAGAGAAAAGCCTAGGAAACCTACTCCGAATAGGAGTAGATCCCACCCAAGGATCATTCcaaaaaaagtgagagaaccCGAGCCAACTCGCCTTAGCAGACTACCGCGAAACCAATCAGATGGGTCATCCACTTTAACCCCCTAAGAAAGACACCCTCTCCACCAAGCAGATACAAATCGCACACAACCAGCTCTACCATAGACAAAATTGGCATACTTCCATATCTTGCGGATATCATGCCAGATACTTAAAGCACCCAAAATCAAACACCATATCCACTTACCCAATATGGCCAACTTAATCATCTGTAATTCACAAACACCTAGGCTATCCAACTTCTTAGGCTTACAGATATCATCCGATATCACCTAAGCAACCTTATAACTCCCTCTAACACCACCCCAAAGGATCCATCTTTGAATTTTCACATTCTTCTTCCAAACCTTAATATGCATTTTAATGAAAGACAAAAAGAAGATAGGAATAACATTAAGGACTTAATTAAGAAGGATCACTCTCCCTCTCAGGGTTACAAACATATGCCTCCAAGAGTAGAGCTACCTAGTAATAATATTAACTAGGGGTTCGTATGTAGTAGGCAAACGGGGGTTGGCTCCCACCAGAAGACCAAGGTACTTGAAGGGAAGAGAATCTCAATTGCAATGAAGAAAATCACAAGCAAGACCTAAGAAAACAACATCATAGTTCATCTCGATAAGATTACTCTTAGCAAAATTCACCCTAAGGCCCGAGGCAAGCTCAAAACTTCAGAGACTAGCTTTGATGGTCCAAAGATTTTCAATAAACACAATTGTCAAAGTAATTGTATCGTCCACGTACTGAAGATGGGAAACTACTAAACCTAAAGACCTCACTATGAAACTAGAGAACAATTGCAAATCCACAACCATAGAAACCAATCAAGTTAGCCCTTCGGCCACCAAAAGAAAAAGGAAAGGGGACAGAGGGTCATCTTGCTTCAACCTCCTTTGGATACTAATTTCTTAGTTCGGTAAGCCATTTACCAAGACAACTAGATTACTAGAGAAAAAACATGCATGAATCCATCCTTTCCatttattattaaaatataaCCTAGAAAGCATATAATCTAGAAAGGTCCAGCTTACCAAATCACTGGCCTTCTAAAAATCCACTTTAAAAATGAGGCAAGATTTTTACTCTTCTTAGCTAGGTCCACCAACTCATATATAACCACCACCTTGTCAACTAGAAGTCTACCTTTGAGAAAGACCGACTTGTTAGGAGATATAAGTGTATCCATCACACCAAAAAGCCTACCAACCAGAAATTTAGCTAAGAGCTTATAAAGAGACCAACTAGAGAGATATTTATGAAATCCCTCATATGAGAAGAATAACCAAACTTTGGAATCAAGGTAACAAAATAAGAAGAAAAGCAATGGAGAAGAGAAGAAAACGGATGAAGCTGATCAAACATAATCCTAACATCACTCTTAAGAAGGGGACAAAACCTCCTTAAAATAAAAAGTAAAACCATCAGTGCTCGAACTCTTATTCCTGTCACACAAAGAAATCACCTGCTCAATCTCAAAGAGAAGGAAAGCAATGGTGATTTCAAAAAAATCGTCCTTGTAGAGAGAATTAAAAACAAATCCATCCAACTTGGGATAGTCAATAAAAGGTTCTATAGAGTGGCTAGATAAATAGTTCACCATCTCTTGACGAATCACGGAAACCCCTTCTACCCAATTATCTCCAACCTTAAGAGTTAATATTACATTCCTTCTAGATTTTCTCTTAATACATGCATGAAAGAATCTAGAATTAACATCCCCTTATTGAATCCATTTAAATATAAACCTCTAGAGAAGTTGGGAATCTTTAATAGGCATTAGAGACCAGAGGTCAAAAACTGCTTTGTTCCTAGAATCAATTTCCCTCATCAAAAGACCATAAAGCTCAACTCTCTCATCCAGGGAGCATAATTCATCCCTTAAGGAGGTAATTTTGGAATAAAGGTTACCAAAACCTTGATGATTCTAATATTTCAACACTCCTTTTAGAGATTAAAGTTTCTCTTTAAGGACAAAATCCTTCCACCCAACAAAATGGGAGCTAGACCAACCACTAAAGACCACATCAACGAGCTAAGGGTGAGAAAGCCAATGATATTAAACTAAAAGGGCTTCGAACTCCATAAATGATTGGAGTATCACAGAATGACTAGGGTAGTGATCGGATACATCTCTAGGAAGATCCCATTGAGACATCGTCCCCCATAAATCTCAATGGCCATCCATGATCAGGATCCTTTCCAGACGGCTAGCCTCCCCACCAACAAGTTGGTACCAAGTAAAACTCCAACCTAAAATAGGTAGATCTATCGAATCCATCTTAAAGATAAAGTTAATGAAACCAACACACCTACCATTACCATATAAATAGACCAACTCATCTCCTCTAACTTTTTCACACGAAGAATAAACAAAAGTAAAGTCCCTTAAAATACACTGCACCTCAATAGTGGTATTAGCCCTCCTCAATAAAATGCAACTCCACAAATCCCTCTTATCTCTAGGAATACACTTAAAATAAATGTTAACTACAAGTAAAATAAACTCAGACATCCCCCACTCAAGACAAACACCCAATTACCAAGAACCTGCAAAGGAAAAAAGAGATGACCCCTTCGAACTACACCGAACATAGAGCATGCCACCACTATCCCAAAGACAGGGAAAAACTCCTCTCACAAAAATGTTTCCCCCATAGAGCATGAATAAGAGATTTAGAACCTCACTGAGTTTAGTATTCTAAATCGCAAGAAAATCCAAGAACTTTGCTATAATGAGGTCTCTAACCTTACTCTTCTTAATCCAACCCCATAAGCCACAAATATTAAAAGACCCAATCAACATGTGACATAACTCCTTAACTTCCTAGAAACTCTCAACCTCTTATCTCTCTTTTCTAGATCCTCTAATCTCTCAAGCTCAACCTTATCACTGAGCAAAAGAGTACATCTCAATTGTTTGGAAAATTTAAACTCCTTGGTCGCTTTCTTACAATCAAAGACTCCAGATAATTGGATGATATAGGAATAGGTTGGAAATGATTAGAATGACATGGAAGAGGAGTACAATCCTGATTAACAGACAAGGTAAGCCCTTGGTCACTAAAGCCATCCTCTAGAATAGACTAGGGAATATTATCTGGTACGAAAAAACTAATAGAAGTTATAGGACtaaactttaattaattaattttagaCCTAAATACATTTTTTTATCTTATTTAATATGTTTTTTTATATCTCCGTCTTAAAAATTGCTTTTTTGGTTCACTATCTTGTGTTTTGCTCCCGAATCATTTTGCTAAAGTCAAAACACTtataaaatgaataaaataaatataacacGTCAACAAAATTGTTTCAAAAATATAACGCGGTCGTTAAATTATTCACAAAATCACTTTAATGTTAGAAAAACTGATTTTAAAGTAGATTGATGGACAAAAAAAAATGAAACTCAACAATCAAAATATCGGTGCAACTATACATTTTTTGTTGTGCAAGCAAACTAAAGAAAACTCATAAATAATGAAAATGTAATTATGATGTTGTAACTTTGGCATTACATTGGATTGAATTGAATTGATCAAAGTGGGGTTACAACATCTTATATGAGACTTGTTGATTAAGCAATGGTCTCAACCAACCTAACTTGTTAGTTACTTAGTTAAACCACTAACAACCTAGGAAAAATGTTTAAGGATTAACAAATTAACACACGCTTATTAATCCATAAACCTCAACATACGATAATTCTAATTGTTCACTTAAAAATACAAATATGTAATTCTTGAAAGCCTTTGTGAAACCATTTGCAAGTTGCCCTTTGGTTGAGAAATAAATGACCTCAAACATTCCCTTCATGACTTGTTCCTTAAGAAAATTGTAAATAGTATCTATATTCTTTCTCCTTCCATGTGAGATTTGATTCTTATCTAGATTTATGGTTGATCTATTGACAGTCATTAGGTTCAATGGCTTTTTCACTTCACATTTAGGGTCCATCGTAAAAGAATCTATCCAAATTACTTGACAAGAAGGAAATATTCCTTCAATATACTCTACTTCACAAGACGATAATGTAGTAACCATTTGATTTTTAGCGCACCAAGAGATGGCATCATCATTGTAGTTAAATACATGCCATGAAATGCTCCTTTCGTAGATTCACTCACCACACTAGTCAGAATCTAAGTATCTTATCAATCTCGCATTCTTCTCCTTCACAATATGAGAAATAACAAGTCAATCATCATGGTTCCCTTTAGGTACCCGACTATTCTCTTTTCAACCACTATATGAGATTTCATAGGTTCACCCATAAACCTGCCAATGATGCTTCTTTCATAGATG contains:
- the LOC127112016 gene encoding uncharacterized protein LOC127112016, coding for MHVLFMFLCAVAGEVMEGGSSNNTDIGPKLSELKMLQKVHDEKSSKIEELKKQIELTKQRLEKKEMTGDRMGSFNALSNKYNSLREEYNAMLAEKSRESN